A section of the Bacillus pumilus genome encodes:
- a CDS encoding ArpU family phage packaging/lysis transcriptional regulator produces MRNAFHSSTESTAMKRIDWEQKRNVYLERVQKAVNRLPAYERQIIIKRYMQQESVFDYQVYNEIGMSERSYTRLKGKTFLDLAYALNEVVFKAPV; encoded by the coding sequence GTGAGGAACGCTTTTCATTCATCTACAGAGAGTACGGCCATGAAACGTATTGATTGGGAACAGAAACGAAATGTATATCTTGAAAGAGTGCAAAAGGCTGTCAACCGTCTTCCTGCTTATGAAAGACAAATCATTATTAAACGTTACATGCAGCAAGAATCTGTTTTCGATTACCAGGTTTATAATGAAATTGGAATGAGTGAAAGATCATATACACGCTTGAAAGGAAAGACATTCCTAGACCTGGCTTACGCGCTCAATGAAGTTGTATTTAAAGCACCCGTTTAG
- a CDS encoding MerR family transcriptional regulator encodes MDWMKIDQVAKRSGLTKRTIRFYEEIGLLSAPKRTEGGVRLYSEDDMEELEKVMQAKEVLGFSLQELQSFMEIGKQLELNKEGYLLSLDPKERLEKLLDIEAQLTVQHQLITKKLETIQSFKKDLETMKDRAAHAIEQLQK; translated from the coding sequence ATGGATTGGATGAAAATTGATCAAGTGGCGAAAAGAAGCGGACTGACGAAACGGACGATTCGTTTCTATGAAGAAATTGGTTTATTATCAGCACCAAAGCGGACAGAGGGCGGTGTCAGGCTGTACTCAGAGGACGACATGGAAGAACTAGAAAAAGTTATGCAGGCAAAAGAGGTACTCGGTTTTTCTTTACAAGAGCTTCAATCGTTTATGGAAATAGGGAAGCAGTTAGAGCTGAATAAAGAAGGCTACTTGCTGTCGCTTGATCCGAAGGAACGATTAGAAAAGCTGTTAGATATTGAGGCGCAGCTGACTGTGCAACATCAATTAATTACAAAAAAGCTTGAAACGATTCAATCCTTTAAAAAGGATCTTGAAACGATGAAAGATAGAGCGGCTCATGCGATTGAGCAACTACAAAAATAA
- a CDS encoding MFS transporter, whose translation MKEEEVLKQRTSLLRQPKAVWAVAFACVISFMGIGLVDPILPAIASQLDASPSQVSLLFTSYLLVTGFVMFFTGFLSSRIGAKWTLLIGLIFIIVFSALGGTSSTINELIGYRGGWGIGNALFISTALSVIVGVSVGGSAKAIILYEAALGLGISVGPLLGGELGTISWRGPFFGVAVLMLVALLAITFMLPPMQKPQKKVKLFEAVGALKYKGLLTMASAAFLYNFGFFVLLAYSPFVLHLDEHGLGYVFFGWGLFLAVTSVFLAPVIHRKLGTLTSLVVLFASFAVILFGIGIWTSHIVVVICGIVIAGGILGMINTVLTTAVMGSAPVERSIASSSYSAVRFIGGAIAPWIAGVLAESYTASTPYYVGAAVVLLGMIILLIGRKHLIHIQAGH comes from the coding sequence ATGAAGGAAGAAGAAGTGTTAAAACAGCGTACAAGTCTACTTAGGCAGCCGAAGGCCGTCTGGGCTGTTGCCTTTGCATGTGTGATTTCATTTATGGGGATAGGACTTGTGGATCCAATTTTGCCGGCGATTGCATCACAATTAGATGCATCTCCAAGTCAGGTCTCTCTGTTGTTTACGAGCTACTTACTTGTGACCGGCTTTGTGATGTTTTTTACCGGCTTTCTCTCTAGTCGAATTGGTGCGAAATGGACATTATTAATCGGACTTATTTTTATTATTGTCTTTTCTGCTTTAGGTGGTACCTCTTCAACGATTAATGAATTAATCGGCTATAGAGGCGGATGGGGCATTGGGAATGCCTTATTCATTTCAACGGCTCTCTCTGTCATTGTCGGTGTGTCTGTTGGAGGAAGTGCGAAGGCCATTATTTTATACGAGGCCGCACTAGGTCTTGGGATTTCAGTTGGACCGCTGCTTGGCGGAGAGCTTGGGACGATCTCTTGGCGCGGACCATTCTTTGGTGTTGCGGTATTAATGCTTGTTGCTCTTTTAGCCATTACGTTTATGCTTCCGCCGATGCAAAAACCTCAGAAAAAGGTGAAATTATTTGAGGCTGTCGGGGCGTTAAAATATAAAGGGCTTTTAACGATGGCATCTGCCGCTTTCTTATACAATTTTGGTTTCTTTGTGCTTTTAGCGTATTCGCCATTTGTGCTTCATCTGGATGAGCATGGTCTTGGTTATGTCTTTTTTGGATGGGGGCTATTTTTGGCCGTCACATCTGTCTTCTTAGCGCCAGTCATTCATCGCAAGCTTGGAACATTGACTTCTCTTGTGGTACTTTTTGCTTCGTTTGCTGTGATTTTATTCGGTATTGGCATTTGGACTTCACATATTGTCGTCGTCATCTGCGGAATTGTCATTGCTGGGGGGATTCTTGGCATGATCAATACGGTGCTCACGACCGCTGTGATGGGATCAGCACCAGTTGAGCGTTCCATTGCTTCATCCTCTTACAGTGCTGTGCGGTTTATTGGGGGCGCGATTGCTCCTTGGATTGCCGGCGTACTTGCTGAATCTTATACAGCGAGCACCCCTTACTATGTTGGGGCGGCTGTCGTTCTGTTGGGCATGATTATCCTGCTAATTGGTCGTAAGCATCTTATCCATATTCAAGCAGGTCATTAA
- a CDS encoding ABC-F family ATP-binding cassette domain-containing protein, translated as MILSVKDLSHGFGDRAIFHEVSFRLLKGEHVGLIGANGEGKSTFMNIITGKLEPDAGKVEWAKNVRVGYLDQHTVLEKGRTIREVLQDAFHYLFSMEAAMNDIYGKMGEADPDELEKLLEEVGVIQDALTNNDFYIIDSKVEEIARGLGLTDLGLDRDVTELSGGQRTKVLLAKLLLEKPEILLLDEPTNYLDEQHIEWLKRYLQEYENAFILISHDIPFLNSVINLIYHVENQELTRYVGDYDQFKQVYEVKKSQLEAAYKRQQQEVAELKDFVARNKARVSTRNMAMSRQKKLDKMDMIELAAEKPKPEFHFKAARTSGKLIFETKDLVIGYDEPLSRPLNLKMERGQKIALYGANGIGKTTLLRSLLGEISPISGEVERGEFLHIGYFEQEVKEQNSNTCIEEVWSTFPSYTQYEVRAALAKCGLTTKHIESRVSVLSGGEKAKVRLCKLINEETNLLVLDEPTNHLDVDAKEELKRALKEYKGSVLLISHEPEFYQDVATETWNCESWTTKVL; from the coding sequence ATGATATTATCTGTTAAAGATTTAAGCCATGGCTTTGGCGACAGAGCCATTTTTCACGAAGTCTCCTTCCGTTTATTAAAAGGCGAGCATGTTGGTTTAATTGGCGCCAACGGTGAAGGAAAGTCAACGTTTATGAATATTATTACTGGCAAGCTGGAGCCAGATGCAGGAAAAGTGGAATGGGCAAAAAATGTCCGTGTCGGTTACCTGGATCAGCACACTGTGCTAGAAAAGGGACGAACGATCCGCGAAGTGCTTCAGGATGCATTCCACTATTTATTTTCAATGGAAGCAGCGATGAATGACATTTACGGCAAAATGGGTGAAGCCGATCCTGATGAGCTGGAAAAGCTGTTAGAGGAAGTGGGCGTCATTCAAGATGCGCTCACAAACAATGATTTCTATATCATTGATTCCAAGGTCGAAGAAATAGCGAGAGGTCTTGGGTTAACCGATCTTGGGCTGGACCGTGATGTGACTGAGCTGAGCGGCGGACAGCGTACAAAAGTATTGCTTGCGAAATTGCTGTTAGAGAAGCCAGAAATTCTCCTTCTCGATGAGCCGACCAACTATTTAGATGAGCAGCATATTGAGTGGCTGAAGCGCTATTTACAGGAATATGAAAATGCGTTTATCCTCATTTCACATGATATTCCGTTTTTAAACAGCGTGATTAACTTGATCTATCATGTTGAAAATCAAGAGCTAACGCGCTATGTTGGTGATTATGATCAATTTAAACAAGTGTACGAAGTCAAAAAGAGCCAGCTTGAAGCAGCTTACAAAAGGCAGCAACAGGAAGTCGCTGAATTAAAGGATTTTGTGGCAAGAAACAAAGCGCGTGTCAGCACAAGAAATATGGCCATGTCCCGTCAAAAGAAACTAGATAAGATGGATATGATTGAACTCGCAGCAGAAAAACCAAAGCCTGAATTCCACTTTAAAGCGGCACGGACTTCTGGGAAATTGATTTTTGAAACAAAAGATTTGGTCATTGGTTATGATGAACCACTCTCTCGTCCATTGAATCTGAAAATGGAACGTGGGCAAAAAATTGCGCTTTACGGTGCTAACGGGATTGGAAAAACGACATTGCTGCGAAGTCTCCTTGGAGAAATTTCTCCGATTTCGGGTGAGGTGGAACGCGGAGAATTCCTTCATATTGGTTACTTTGAGCAAGAAGTAAAAGAACAAAACAGCAACACTTGTATTGAAGAAGTATGGAGCACCTTCCCTTCTTACACGCAATATGAAGTGAGAGCTGCCCTTGCTAAATGCGGATTAACGACAAAACATATTGAAAGCCGCGTGTCTGTTTTAAGCGGTGGAGAAAAAGCAAAGGTCCGTCTTTGTAAGTTGATCAATGAAGAAACCAACCTACTTGTTCTCGATGAGCCGACCAATCACTTGGATGTTGATGCGAAAGAAGAACTAAAACGTGCATTGAAAGAATACAAAGGGAGCGTCTTATTGATCTCTCACGAACCTGAATTTTATCAAGATGTAGCCACTGAAACTTGGAATTGCGAATCTTGGACGACAAAAGTATTATAA
- a CDS encoding DEAD/DEAH box helicase, which yields MIENWAFLKEAKPFIQENFQSAGFEKPTAIQEKTAEWITEKRDVIAESPTGTGKTLAYVLPLLNKIDVNIKHPQVLILAPSRELVMQIFDVVQEFKQGSDIKAVSLIGGANIKKQQEKLKKHPNIVVATPGRVQELIKMKKLKMHEVKTIVLDEADQLLVPEHMKTIQAIIKSTLKERQILCFSATLKDETVQLIKEMTSEPEVLKIARSEEEAQKVGHYYLLCDQRDKVKLLQKLSRLEDMHALVFVRDITNLSIYAEKLAYHHVDLGVLHSEAKKAERAIILKEFEQREFPLLLATDIAARGIDIDDLPYVIHADLPNEEGYIHRSGRTGRAGKEGAVISLVTPQEHTTLKKMAKKLHLSLQEIVYKQGQLHLAPKQA from the coding sequence ATGATAGAAAATTGGGCATTTTTGAAAGAAGCAAAGCCATTTATTCAAGAGAACTTCCAATCGGCTGGCTTCGAAAAACCAACAGCTATACAAGAAAAAACAGCAGAATGGATTACGGAGAAGCGTGATGTGATCGCAGAATCGCCTACGGGAACGGGGAAGACACTGGCGTATGTGTTGCCGCTTTTAAATAAAATCGATGTGAATATCAAGCACCCACAAGTCTTAATCTTGGCACCATCAAGAGAGCTTGTGATGCAAATTTTTGATGTCGTGCAAGAGTTTAAACAAGGATCAGACATCAAAGCGGTCTCCTTGATTGGTGGAGCAAACATCAAAAAACAGCAAGAAAAACTAAAAAAACACCCGAACATCGTTGTCGCAACACCTGGGCGTGTACAAGAATTAATCAAAATGAAGAAACTGAAAATGCACGAAGTCAAAACAATCGTGCTAGATGAAGCAGATCAGCTTCTTGTGCCAGAGCATATGAAAACGATCCAAGCGATCATTAAATCCACACTAAAAGAAAGACAAATCCTTTGTTTTTCTGCGACCTTGAAAGACGAAACGGTTCAACTGATTAAAGAAATGACATCTGAACCAGAAGTATTGAAAATTGCTCGAAGTGAGGAAGAAGCGCAGAAAGTAGGACACTATTATCTGTTATGTGACCAGCGTGACAAAGTAAAACTACTGCAAAAGCTATCACGGCTTGAGGACATGCATGCGCTCGTTTTTGTGCGTGATATTACGAATCTAAGCATTTATGCAGAGAAATTAGCGTATCACCATGTCGACCTTGGTGTCCTTCATAGTGAAGCGAAAAAAGCAGAGCGAGCTATCATCTTAAAGGAATTTGAACAGCGTGAATTCCCGCTTCTTCTTGCAACAGATATCGCAGCAAGAGGGATCGATATTGACGATCTGCCTTACGTAATCCATGCCGACCTGCCAAACGAAGAAGGCTATATTCACCGTTCAGGCAGAACCGGTCGAGCAGGAAAAGAAGGAGCTGTCATCAGCCTCGTCACACCTCAAGAGCATACAACGCTCAAAAAAATGGCGAAAAAGCTACATCTTTCGCTTCAGGAAATTGTTTATAAGCAAGGCCAACTGCATCTTGCGCCGAAGCAAGCATAA
- a CDS encoding NADP-dependent oxidoreductase → MSQQKQIQLAKRPQGLPTKDVFHFETVDIPVPQDGEVLIQTKYVSVDPYMRGRMQDTKSYTPPFKLNEVIQGGVVGEVVESKSPQFEKGDFVLGFLGWQEYSTAKADSLTKIDPSIAPLSYYLGILGMPGQTAYFGLLAIGQPKEGETVVISGAAGAVGSVVGQIAKIKGAHVVGIAGSDDKLAYLKELGFDETINYKTTNDLDDAIAKACPNGVDVYFDNVGGEISDAVMNHLNRFARIPVCGAISSYNISASEDIGPRVQTKLIKTSALMQGFIVANYSDRFEEAARDLAQWVKEDKLTYKETIIEGFDNIPDAFIGLFKGENVGKQLVKIS, encoded by the coding sequence ATGAGTCAACAAAAGCAAATTCAATTAGCCAAACGTCCACAAGGATTACCTACAAAAGATGTTTTTCATTTTGAAACAGTCGATATACCTGTGCCGCAAGATGGTGAAGTCTTGATTCAAACGAAATATGTTTCTGTAGATCCTTATATGAGAGGACGGATGCAGGATACAAAATCCTATACACCTCCATTCAAGCTAAATGAAGTGATTCAGGGCGGTGTTGTCGGAGAAGTCGTTGAATCCAAATCGCCTCAATTTGAAAAAGGTGATTTTGTACTTGGATTCCTTGGCTGGCAAGAATATTCCACGGCCAAAGCTGATTCTCTCACAAAAATTGATCCATCTATTGCGCCGTTGTCCTATTATTTAGGCATTTTAGGCATGCCAGGGCAAACCGCTTATTTCGGTCTTCTTGCGATTGGTCAGCCAAAAGAAGGCGAGACTGTTGTCATTTCTGGGGCCGCAGGTGCTGTTGGTTCCGTTGTGGGACAAATTGCTAAGATCAAAGGCGCTCACGTCGTTGGGATTGCGGGATCTGATGATAAGCTGGCTTATTTAAAAGAGCTGGGCTTTGATGAAACAATTAATTATAAAACAACAAATGATTTAGATGATGCCATTGCAAAGGCGTGCCCTAACGGCGTCGATGTGTATTTTGACAATGTAGGCGGCGAAATATCTGATGCCGTGATGAATCATTTGAACCGCTTTGCACGTATTCCGGTGTGCGGCGCGATTTCGTCTTATAACATTAGCGCAAGCGAGGACATTGGACCGCGTGTGCAAACAAAACTTATTAAAACAAGTGCATTGATGCAAGGCTTCATTGTTGCCAACTACTCAGATCGTTTTGAAGAAGCAGCAAGAGACCTCGCACAATGGGTAAAAGAAGACAAACTGACTTATAAAGAAACAATCATTGAAGGCTTTGACAACATTCCGGATGCATTCATTGGACTATTCAAAGGAGAAAATGTCGGAAAACAGCTTGTCAAAATTTCATAA
- a CDS encoding YfmB family protein gives MYYFSAEQQFNAWVVSDLVKQLFQKWNPEEAKAEPLTLFAEQHFRISIDYLFSIIINIGDIESIEQDPQDLLSSYLNILYPFVTRDMMKASMQNANEYLLKERDADVYQLFGCLPPLLSVDFQKSSPHL, from the coding sequence ATGTATTACTTTTCAGCGGAGCAGCAGTTTAATGCTTGGGTTGTCAGTGATTTGGTGAAACAGCTTTTTCAAAAATGGAATCCTGAAGAAGCAAAAGCAGAGCCGCTTACATTGTTTGCTGAACAGCACTTTCGCATCTCCATTGATTATCTCTTTTCCATCATTATTAACATTGGAGATATCGAGTCGATTGAACAAGATCCACAAGACCTGTTGTCCTCATACTTGAATATCCTTTATCCTTTTGTGACGCGCGATATGATGAAAGCCTCCATGCAAAATGCGAACGAATATTTGTTAAAAGAACGTGATGCGGACGTGTATCAGCTGTTTGGCTGTCTGCCGCCGCTCCTCTCTGTTGACTTCCAAAAAAGTAGTCCTCATCTATAA
- a CDS encoding general stress protein: MKPVVREYSNDETLQRDVEQLKSLGVAREDIYVLSHDDDRTERIAENADANTIGPREVGLKHAVGNIFSKKGDELRNKIHEIGFSKEEAEKFEEHLDEGKVLLFVTDHEKVKTWA, encoded by the coding sequence ATGAAACCTGTTGTAAGAGAGTATTCAAATGATGAAACACTTCAAAGAGATGTAGAGCAATTAAAATCACTCGGTGTTGCAAGAGAGGACATTTATGTTCTGTCCCATGACGATGATCGTACAGAGCGTATTGCTGAAAATGCAGATGCCAATACGATAGGTCCAAGAGAAGTTGGCCTGAAACATGCTGTTGGGAATATCTTTAGTAAAAAGGGCGATGAGCTCCGAAATAAAATCCATGAAATTGGTTTCTCTAAAGAAGAAGCTGAGAAATTTGAAGAACATTTAGATGAAGGGAAAGTCCTTCTCTTTGTGACAGACCATGAAAAAGTGAAAACTTGGGCATAA
- a CDS encoding class I SAM-dependent methyltransferase — translation MKKALYHKDSGLYLEKMRMAFQEHYEKRTDMWSTDPSLTDAAVMSLKAWRSREKNELASVLDIGCGNGRALEHLSGLSEYVGIDLYEHEDWEGLQKKETVPVHFVHQDFMSWSMEQGREMQFDLILDHGCFHHQHPDDHERYLKQVSSLLQEGGVFSLVVWGEEWKTGLIGEDGRFHFSFSDSQLGERICSSGLELVSITPLKAKAGISQHHVIAVKI, via the coding sequence ATGAAAAAGGCTTTATACCATAAAGACAGTGGGTTGTATCTAGAAAAAATGCGTATGGCATTTCAAGAACATTATGAGAAAAGAACAGATATGTGGTCTACTGATCCATCTTTAACAGATGCAGCTGTAATGTCATTAAAAGCTTGGCGTTCAAGGGAAAAGAATGAACTTGCTTCTGTACTCGATATCGGATGCGGGAACGGCCGAGCACTTGAACATTTAAGCGGACTTTCCGAATATGTCGGGATCGACCTGTATGAGCATGAGGATTGGGAAGGATTACAGAAAAAAGAAACGGTCCCTGTCCATTTTGTTCATCAAGATTTTATGTCATGGTCGATGGAGCAGGGGCGAGAAATGCAGTTTGATTTAATTTTAGATCATGGCTGCTTTCATCACCAGCATCCTGATGATCATGAGCGTTATTTAAAACAGGTGTCCTCTTTGCTTCAAGAAGGCGGAGTCTTCTCACTTGTTGTATGGGGAGAAGAGTGGAAAACAGGGTTAATCGGAGAAGATGGCCGTTTCCACTTTTCATTTTCAGATTCTCAGCTCGGAGAAAGAATTTGTTCATCAGGTCTAGAGCTTGTATCGATTACACCATTAAAAGCAAAAGCTGGCATAAGCCAGCACCATGTCATTGCCGTCAAAATCTAG
- a CDS encoding GTP cyclohydrolase II, which translates to MNKFVDELQSMIHHFTFQEKNYLLVGPVNLPISIQHEEVPFKWYAFAPVEGETKPTIESIVKMSTAQQTFSSCLLFGDFENEMPPLVRIHSVCQTGDVFGSLKCDCGPQLALSLKKITDYGKGMLVYMANQEGRSIGLMAKALTYKLQEMQLDTFEANRLIGCGDDDRHYEEAAAVLHYLNKGKPMHLLTNNPDKVDSIAAYGLPVLRFDHTVEASLYNEAYLKAKAASGHMVDEKKLINQ; encoded by the coding sequence ATGAATAAATTTGTAGATGAATTACAATCAATGATTCATCATTTTACCTTTCAAGAAAAAAACTATTTGCTCGTGGGGCCAGTGAATCTGCCAATCTCCATTCAACATGAAGAAGTGCCATTTAAATGGTATGCCTTCGCACCAGTTGAAGGGGAGACAAAACCAACGATCGAATCTATTGTCAAAATGAGTACCGCGCAGCAAACCTTTTCGTCTTGTCTCTTATTTGGCGACTTTGAAAATGAAATGCCGCCGCTTGTGCGAATTCATAGTGTTTGCCAAACAGGGGATGTGTTTGGGTCATTGAAATGTGACTGCGGTCCACAGCTTGCGTTATCGCTGAAGAAAATCACTGATTACGGAAAAGGCATGCTTGTCTATATGGCCAATCAAGAAGGGCGGTCAATTGGGCTGATGGCGAAAGCATTGACGTATAAATTACAGGAAATGCAGCTGGATACGTTTGAAGCCAACCGCCTGATTGGATGCGGAGATGACGACCGGCATTACGAAGAGGCAGCGGCTGTTCTGCACTATTTAAACAAAGGGAAACCAATGCATCTCCTAACGAACAATCCAGATAAAGTCGACTCTATTGCTGCCTACGGCCTGCCTGTTTTGCGGTTTGATCATACCGTCGAAGCCTCTCTCTATAATGAAGCCTATTTAAAAGCAAAAGCTGCCTCAGGGCATATGGTCGATGAGAAAAAATTAATTAATCAGTAG
- a CDS encoding formylglycine-generating enzyme family protein translates to MKPEINWIQIPSGYATIGSNEEDMKKASEFWKDKLLNPTYGREKKFQKWLYKEFPSYQPYINEFFISDTVVTNEWYQSYCDETGQSYPESLTNQELGGGKDHPAWGMEIEEAFSFCQWLSGKLGIDVSIPTEEEWEYAARGNTRNQYPWGDEFDPSYCNTYESNIEKTTPVRHYEKGRSLFGLYDMGGNIEEWVNTKYHVYEGGIEVVDDLTETLGSDYYILKGGSFARGGDLCRVARRHGKHPDPVFRFTGFRVMTRQKQHIKVGV, encoded by the coding sequence GTGAAACCTGAAATCAATTGGATTCAAATCCCAAGCGGCTATGCAACAATCGGAAGTAATGAAGAAGATATGAAAAAGGCATCAGAATTTTGGAAGGACAAGCTTCTCAATCCAACTTACGGACGTGAGAAAAAATTTCAAAAATGGCTGTACAAAGAATTTCCATCCTATCAGCCGTATATCAATGAATTTTTCATTTCAGATACGGTTGTCACCAATGAATGGTATCAAAGCTATTGTGATGAAACAGGCCAATCGTACCCGGAGAGCTTAACGAATCAAGAACTCGGTGGAGGGAAAGATCATCCGGCGTGGGGCATGGAGATCGAGGAAGCCTTCTCATTCTGTCAGTGGCTGAGCGGTAAACTCGGGATAGACGTGTCGATTCCTACGGAAGAAGAATGGGAATATGCTGCACGGGGTAATACGAGAAATCAATATCCTTGGGGAGATGAGTTTGACCCTTCTTACTGTAATACGTACGAATCAAATATCGAAAAAACGACGCCTGTTCGCCATTACGAAAAGGGAAGATCCTTATTCGGACTTTATGATATGGGGGGCAACATCGAGGAATGGGTCAACACCAAATATCATGTGTACGAAGGCGGCATTGAGGTTGTAGATGATTTAACGGAGACGCTAGGCAGTGATTACTACATTTTAAAAGGCGGCTCCTTTGCAAGAGGCGGGGATTTATGCAGAGTCGCCAGAAGACATGGGAAGCATCCAGACCCCGTTTTTCGATTTACTGGCTTTCGTGTAATGACTCGTCAAAAACAACATATAAAGGTGGGAGTGTAA
- a CDS encoding WD40 repeat domain-containing protein, with translation MHRGPITSVLSTQQDQIVYTGGYDRCIYQWNRATGEGTFIGSHEHIINSLSLSENGKYLASASSDYTIQLYDTGTHTHIRTLFGHADDVEAVAFAKQDTLLVSVSRDRRCLVWDIETGAILREFHGHSKDVLAVWIHGDKAYTTGDDGYVLVWLYDTGEIVGEIGPFDYELDTISGSNQKEVFALGRDDGTVIIYDAVTLQEKKIIKAHLQGVKRVNFSPSGNYLLTAGYDHLIKLWNYETGDLVDTLLPHKYQWERSLVWTEDEKSILGASFGKTYCEWSIEKGKVVSDEIEMATPSINDIALTDAGDIITASDDGKFRKNGIEIAKSTGVLTNGVAVARDGSYYAWGDHASQLHIVHESLKQMVSFDLNTGPVNSVYFHEEDRQFYIGTYGGYVHVISTEHLKEMGRSKAHDCAVKALKVEGDHIITAAVEGTICLLDKKSLSLKAKYIGATELLNDVFIDSKRDRIAIVSRDKNVRLFDLHTGRILDQHNEHQYSIKSVSVTDSGYIVSGDYWGYVVVWNPELGFNTGPIRIAKNGISAIRQLGNDVYASSYDGGIYHIREDGTYTEVLRLFEQFPKEVISH, from the coding sequence ATGCATAGAGGACCAATTACATCTGTTTTATCAACTCAGCAGGATCAAATTGTTTACACTGGCGGCTATGACCGCTGTATATATCAGTGGAACCGAGCGACAGGAGAAGGGACGTTTATTGGAAGTCACGAGCATATCATTAACTCTTTGTCTCTTTCTGAAAATGGAAAGTACTTAGCTAGTGCTTCGTCAGACTACACCATTCAATTGTATGATACAGGCACACATACCCACATTCGCACCTTGTTTGGTCATGCTGATGATGTAGAAGCCGTTGCTTTTGCGAAGCAGGATACGTTGCTAGTCTCGGTGTCCAGAGATAGAAGATGCTTAGTCTGGGATATCGAAACAGGAGCCATCCTAAGAGAATTCCATGGACATAGCAAAGATGTATTAGCGGTATGGATACATGGCGATAAAGCTTATACAACAGGTGATGACGGCTATGTTCTTGTGTGGCTGTATGATACAGGAGAAATTGTAGGGGAAATTGGTCCGTTTGATTATGAGCTTGACACAATCAGCGGCAGCAATCAAAAAGAAGTGTTCGCTCTTGGCAGAGACGATGGCACCGTCATTATTTATGATGCGGTGACGTTACAGGAGAAAAAAATCATCAAAGCTCATTTACAGGGCGTCAAACGGGTGAACTTTTCTCCAAGCGGCAATTACTTGCTGACAGCGGGATATGACCATTTAATTAAGCTGTGGAATTACGAAACAGGGGATTTAGTCGATACGCTTCTACCTCATAAATATCAGTGGGAGCGCTCGCTTGTCTGGACGGAAGATGAGAAATCCATCCTAGGAGCCAGCTTTGGAAAAACGTATTGTGAATGGTCTATTGAAAAAGGAAAAGTGGTATCAGATGAGATTGAAATGGCGACACCATCTATTAATGATATTGCGCTGACTGATGCGGGAGATATCATCACAGCATCGGATGATGGAAAATTTAGAAAGAACGGGATTGAAATTGCTAAATCGACAGGCGTTTTAACAAATGGAGTGGCTGTCGCACGAGATGGAAGCTATTATGCGTGGGGAGATCATGCAAGTCAGTTGCATATTGTTCATGAATCATTAAAGCAAATGGTTTCATTTGATCTCAATACAGGACCGGTCAACAGTGTGTATTTTCATGAGGAGGACCGGCAATTTTATATTGGAACTTACGGCGGTTATGTGCATGTTATTTCGACAGAGCATTTAAAGGAAATGGGCCGATCCAAAGCACACGATTGTGCTGTGAAGGCATTAAAAGTAGAAGGAGATCATATCATCACAGCTGCGGTAGAAGGAACCATCTGTCTTTTAGATAAGAAGAGCTTGTCTTTAAAAGCGAAATATATCGGGGCGACAGAGCTGTTAAATGACGTATTCATTGATAGTAAAAGAGACCGTATTGCCATTGTCAGCCGTGACAAGAATGTGAGATTGTTTGATTTGCATACAGGGAGAATTTTAGACCAGCATAATGAACATCAGTATTCGATTAAATCGGTCTCTGTCACAGACTCTGGTTATATTGTGAGCGGAGATTATTGGGGCTATGTCGTAGTGTGGAATCCAGAGCTTGGGTTCAATACCGGTCCAATTAGAATTGCCAAGAATGGGATAAGTGCCATTAGACAATTAGGCAATGATGTATACGCAAGTTCCTATGATGGTGGAATTTATCATATTCGAGAAGATGGCACGTATACCGAAGTACTGCGCTTATTTGAACAATTTCCAAAAGAAGTAATCTCTCATTAA